In Paenibacillus sp. 1781tsa1, one DNA window encodes the following:
- a CDS encoding aldo/keto reductase encodes MEKRTLGKTDMHVGVMGFGSSQIGYEQTSQETVNHLLNLALDHGLNAIDTAECYPNSEERIGQAVSGRRAEFYLFTKCGHSDEDKYHDWDPDWLELSVDRSLKRLGTDYIDVLQLHGCSEEILQRGEVIQTLKKIQAAGKARYLGYSGDGEQAKYAIKMQCFDTLQVTVNIADQIALEEIIPLAQQQQLGVIVKRPIANAAWVNPEEHKKRYERQLAMWKRMGKTPESMVKPAKVTYEERLLKLGYSFQEDPLLTTELALRFALSIPGVHTVMVGTTKPDRWLDNYALASKGNLAGEQYKAIRERWKERMDKEWFAVP; translated from the coding sequence ATGGAGAAGAGAACGCTGGGAAAGACAGATATGCATGTGGGCGTCATGGGGTTTGGCAGCTCCCAGATCGGTTATGAACAAACCAGCCAGGAAACAGTGAACCACCTGCTGAATCTTGCACTGGATCATGGACTTAATGCTATCGATACTGCTGAGTGTTACCCGAACAGCGAGGAACGAATTGGTCAGGCCGTTTCGGGAAGGCGTGCAGAATTCTATCTATTCACCAAATGCGGTCATTCGGACGAGGATAAGTATCACGATTGGGACCCTGACTGGCTGGAACTGAGTGTAGACCGGAGCCTGAAGCGACTGGGCACAGATTATATCGATGTTTTGCAGCTGCACGGTTGCTCTGAAGAGATTTTACAACGTGGTGAAGTCATTCAGACGCTAAAAAAGATTCAGGCTGCGGGAAAAGCGAGATATTTGGGTTACAGCGGGGACGGGGAACAAGCGAAATATGCGATCAAGATGCAATGTTTTGATACGCTGCAGGTGACCGTTAATATTGCTGATCAAATCGCCTTAGAGGAAATCATTCCTTTAGCACAGCAGCAGCAGCTTGGCGTCATTGTGAAGCGTCCGATTGCCAATGCCGCCTGGGTTAACCCAGAGGAGCATAAGAAACGTTATGAACGCCAGCTTGCTATGTGGAAAAGAATGGGTAAGACACCGGAATCTATGGTCAAGCCAGCAAAAGTAACTTATGAAGAGCGTTTGCTTAAGCTGGGGTATTCCTTTCAAGAGGATCCTTTGCTTACGACAGAACTGGCACTGAGGTTTGCGTTGTCGATTCCCGGTGTGCACACAGTCATGGTAGGCACGACGAAACCAGATCGTTGGCTGGACAATTATGCATTGGCAAGCAAAGGGAACCTTGCTGGGGAACAATATAAGGCCATTCGAGAGCGCTGGAAGGAACGGATGGACAAGGAATGGTTCGCGGTTCCATAA